The Apium graveolens cultivar Ventura chromosome 6, ASM990537v1, whole genome shotgun sequence genome contains a region encoding:
- the LOC141666238 gene encoding secreted RxLR effector protein 161-like, whose amino-acid sequence MEKPTILYQNAAKRILRYIKGTLDFGLIYTRDNKNNMITGYLDSDLAGHVEDRKSTGGMVFYLNESLVTWVSQKQRCVALSSCEAEFIAETAAACQAIWLRNLLTRITGEELGPVMLYIDNKSTIDLAENPVFHERIHVRYHFIRECVERGEVIVKHIRSELQRANVLTKDLVTVKFERMRHLLGVRNVDKTSLD is encoded by the coding sequence ATGGAGAAACCTACAATTTTGTACCAGAATGCAGCGAAGCGTATTCTTCGTTATATAAAGGGTACTCTAGACTTTGGGCTGATTTACACAAGGGACAACAAGAATAATATGATAACAGGTTATTTGGATAGTGATTTGGCCGGTCATGTTGAAGATAGAAAGAGTACCGGAGGCATGGTTTTTTATCTGAATGAGAGTCTCGTTACTTGGGTGTCACAAAAACAGAGATGTGTAGCTCTCTCATCGTGCGAAGCTGAATTTATCGCGGAAACTGCAGCGGCATGCCAAGCCATATGGTTGAGAAATCTGCTGACTCGAATAACAGGTGAAGAGTTGGGTCCAGTCATGCTCTACATCGACAATAAATCTACTATAGATTTGGCCGAAAACCCGGTGTTTCACGAACGCATTCATGTTCGCTATCATTTTATAAGAGAGTGTGTTGAAAGGGGAGAAGTGATTGTGAAACACATTCGTTCGGAATTGCAGAGAGCAAACGTACTTACGAAGGATTTGGTGACAGTTAAATTTGAAAGGATGAGGCATCTGCTGGGAGTCAGAAACGTAGACAAAACAAGTTTAGACTAA
- the LOC141666236 gene encoding putative F-box protein At1g19160: MDFLEIFPNLPAKSIFKFSVVSKECHEILSWKLLANKQCKNLEGREDSCFFIQPKSAPTSLQLNYLCETSKSFCGFPSASLEFLSTKGSMIASYNGLLCCKNLEDAEYPLFLCNPVTKTWLPIIKPTSDFKIDYPFSFILVCNIDDYNHEDDYKLMYVGSFSQDVWNTNTKLCRIYWPQKKVWEEYGEMVIGSRSIDFGSAAYLKNDGGTIHFMSDWGKYIAKNSPFYWPYIVSYNIRSSISKFLKIPRPARKGIFDSDCSCKFGVFKFKDPRTGKESICLIKLMKLVFSIWILTDAHSNKWKIILKSRSKAMGLYDDLKPTISGFSVINGNLLVIATGDNQLYRYPLTRDGIMSSKVKRAELIGCHQYGMDDLCFYSYSNTLRPCGDGAVPFPQQ; this comes from the coding sequence ATGGACTTCCTTGAAATCTTTCCTAATCTACCAgcaaaatcaatttttaaatttaGTGTAGTTTCGAAAGAATGCCATGAAATTTTATCCTGGAAATTGCTTGCAAATAAACAATGCAAGAATCTAGAGGGTAGAGAAGATTCATGTTTCTTTATCCAACCAAAATCTGCACCAACTAGTCTGCAACTTAATTATCTGTGCGAGACTTCTAAATCTTTTTGTGGTTTTCCTTCCGCCTCCCTTGAGTTCCTATCTACCAAAGGCTCAATGATTGCATCCTACAACGGACTACTATGTTGCAAAAATTTAGAGGATGCTGAATATCCACTTTTCTTATGTAATCCTGTCACAAAAACATGGTTGCCAATAATCAAACCAACCAGTGATTTCAAAATTGATTATCCTTTCAGTTTTATTCTTGTATGCAACATTGATGATTACAACCATGAGGATGATTATAAGTTGATGTATGTCGGATCATTTTCCCAAGATGTTTGGAATACCAATACCAAGTTATGTAGAATTTACTGGCCACAAAAAAAAGTCTGGGAAGAGTACGGGGAAATGGTAATTGGTTCAAGGAGTATTGATTTTGGATCGGCAGCTTATTTGAAGAATGATGGTGGAACAATTCATTTTATGTCAGATTGGGGTAAGTATATAGCAAAAAACAGTCCTTTTTATTGGCCATATATTGTGAGTTATAATATTAGGAGCTCTATCTCCAAATTTCTAAAAATTCCCAGGCCTGCAAGAAAGGGTATTTTCGATTCTGATTGTAGCTGCAAGTTTGGTGTATTCAAGTTTAAGGATCCAAGGACTGGTAAAGAATCTATATGTTTAATCAAATTAATGAAACTTGTGTTTAGCATATGGATTTTAACAGATGCCCATTCGAACAAGTGGAAGATCATTTTGAAATCTAGGTCAAAGGCTATGGGATTGTATGACGATTTGAAGCCAACCATATCAGGGTTTTCAGTTATCAATGGAAATTTGTTGGTGATTGCAACAGGCGACAACCAGCTTTACAGATATCCTTTGACCCGTGATGGAATAATGAGTAGTAAAGTAAAAAGAGCTGAATTAATTGGTTGTCATCAATATGGAATGGACGATTTGTGTTTTTATTCCTATTCCAACACTCTTCGACCATGCGGAGATGGTGCAGTCCCGTTCCCACAACAGTAG